CTGCTCACCACCGGACAGTTCGCTCGGCAAGCGGTTGGCCTTGCCGGACAGGCCGACCATCTCCAGCACGTCCGGGACCACGCGGTTGATCACCTCGCCGCGCTTGCCGATCACCTCGAGCGCGAATGCCACGTTCTCGAACACGGTCTTCTGCTGAAGCAGGCGGAAGTCCTGGAACACGCAGCCGATGACCTGTCGCAGGCTCGGGACGTGCCGGCCGGCCAGCTTGTTGACGTGAAACTTGGAGACCCGGATGTCGCCGGAGGTGGGCGTCTCGGCCGCCAGCAGCAGCCGCATGAACGTCGACTTGCCCGAACCCGACGGGCCGATCAGGAAGACGAACTCACCCTTGTCGATTTTCAACGAGACGTCGTCGAGCGCTGGGCGCGCCGAAGACTTGTAGTGCTTCGTCACGTGGTCGAGGGTGATCATCACGGCACGCCAGTGTAGCGGGGCGACAGCATCCGGCTGGTCAGGCTATCGCGGCAATGTCGGTGCCACCGACTCCTGACCCGGTTGCGGCTGCTCGACGGCGGGGCTCGGGGCCGGCCCCGGGAACACCGGCAACGTGAAAGGCGGGAGCAGTCCCGGACCGTCCGGATCGATCACCGTCGTCCGCGGAGCCCCCGGCGGCGGCGTGGTCGTCGGGCTCGTCGGCGCACCCGGCGTGGTGGTCTCGGTGGTCTCCGGAGTCTCGGTCGGCGTCGTGGTCGTCGGGACCGTGGTTTCGGTGGTCTCCGGAGTCTCCGTCGGCGTCGTCGTGCGGGGAGCTTGCAGCTTCGTGCGCGGCACCCAGGTGTACTCGGGATCGGGCACGAAGCCGGGCGGCACCACCTGACTGTCGGGTGACTGCGGCGTCGCCTGTTTGGGCGCGTACTCCTGCTGCACCCACGACAGCGCGATGAACACGATGATCAGCACGACGGTCGACGTGCGAAGCCGACCGACACGGCTGTGCCACAGCCTTTCGACCGTCTCGGTCACCCGGGTGAAGTCGAGTTTCACTTCTTCGGCTCCTGAGCC
Above is a window of Mycolicibacterium boenickei DNA encoding:
- the ftsE gene encoding cell division ATP-binding protein FtsE; translation: MITLDHVTKHYKSSARPALDDVSLKIDKGEFVFLIGPSGSGKSTFMRLLLAAETPTSGDIRVSKFHVNKLAGRHVPSLRQVIGCVFQDFRLLQQKTVFENVAFALEVIGKRGEVINRVVPDVLEMVGLSGKANRLPSELSGGEQQRVAIARAFVNRPLVLIADEPTGNLDPETSKDIMDLLERINRTGTTVLMATHDHHIVDSMRQRVVELELGRLIRDEQRGVYGMDR